From Cuculus canorus isolate bCucCan1 chromosome 7, bCucCan1.pri, whole genome shotgun sequence, one genomic window encodes:
- the SFXN3 gene encoding sideroflexin-3: MPPSLPATINIREPRWDQSTFQGRAKHFFMVTDPRNLLLSGATLEEARRVVEDYRAGTVPPGLTEDQLWRAKYIYDSAFHPDTGEKMLLIGRMSAQVPMNMTITGCMLTFYRTTPAVLFWQWVNQSFNAIVNYTNRSGDAPITPSQLGTAYVSATTGAVVTALGLKSLTKHLPAIIGRYVPFAAVAAANCINIPLMRQRELKLGIPVTDENGNRLGESTAAAQKAIFQVVVSRIGMAAPAMAIPPVIMNALEKRAFLKRYPYLNAPLQVGLVGLCLVFATPLCCALFPQKSSMLVSRLEHEVQARIREKDPQLETVYFNKGL; this comes from the exons ATGCCACCGTCCCTCCCTGCCACCATCAACATCCGGGAGCCCCGCTGGGACCAGAGCACCTTCCAGGGACGGGCCAAGCACTTCTTCATGGTGACCGACCCCCGAAACCTGCTGCTTTCAGGGGCCACACTGGAGGAGGCTCGCCGGGTGGTGGAGGACTACAG GGCGGGCACAGTACCCCCGGGTCTAACAGAGGACCAGCTTTGGCGGGCAAAATACATCTACGACTCGGCTTTCCACCCTGACACGGGCGAGAAGATGCTGCTTATAGGCCGTATGTCCGCCCAGGTGCCCATGAACATGACCATCACTGGTTGCATGTTGACCTTCTACAG GACCACGCCGGCCGTGCTGTTCTGGCAGTGGGTCAACCAGTCCTTCAATGCCATTGTCAACTACACCAACCGCAGTGGAGATGCACCCATTACTCCCAG CCAGCTGGGGACAGCCTATGTGAGTGCGACTACGGGTGCAGTTGTCACAGCACTGGGACTCAAATCTCTCACCAAG CACTTGCCAGCCATCATCGGCCGGTACGTGCCTtttgcagctgtggctgctgccaaCTGCATCAACATCCCGCTGATGAGGCAAAG AGAGCTCAAGCTGGGGATTCCCGTTACGGATGAGAATGGGAACCGCCTGGGTGAGTccacagctgcagctcagaaggccatTTTCCAGGTGGTGGTGTCCCGCATTGGCATGGCAGCCCCAGCCATGG cgATCCCCCCAGTGATCATGAATGCCCTGGAGAAGAGAGCTTTCCTGAAG CGATACCCGTACCTGAATGCTCCTCTGCAGGTCGGCCTGGTGGGACTCTG CTTGGTATTTGCGACCCCGCTGTGCTGTGCGCTTTTCCCGCAGAAAAG CTCGATGCTTGTCAGCCGCCTGGAGCATGAAGTCCAAGCTCGGATCCGGGAGAAAGACCCACAGCTGGAGACCGTCTACTTCAACAAAGGGCTCTGA
- the PDZD7 gene encoding PDZ domain-containing protein 7 isoform X1 yields the protein MAQGWDTALPGMTTGSWSRSSSSEASLAPHCLLSKQSRLLNGTTRGSRATSPMGRVILINTPIEASSNESDVINAITVEKSVDGKLGFSVRGGSEHGLGIFVSKVEEGSAAEQAGLCVGDKITEVNSVSLENITMSSAVKVLTGNNRLRMVVRRMGRVPGIKFSKEKTAWVDVVNRRLVVEKSGSTPSESGSEDGVRRIVHLYTTSDDYCLGFNIRGGREFGLGIYVSKVDPGGLAEQNGIRVGDQVLAANGVKFEDISHSKAVEVLKGQTHIMLTIKETGRFPAYKEMVAEYCWLSRLTNGQLQQLSHASETSSSVSSYSSGPVPGAVNGLGTAAPGPTIHTVDVAISTEDGPRRSWARERAERAMQTEPAAEGLPETRRTVRPPELLRDTAIRDKGARELPGTHPRRTFTHSPKTALLLALSRPRQPITRSQSDLTVAEEKRKKEKPEGQEARGARPGLHRSKTLVNLFFKGGRATSQSWVPPSQEPPASERRARAKSPGRSDGDRVGAVQKFVIRSLKRGNRGARVPRVGAVEQALHAPAPCCMCVQLWCGLSWWDGRRCGVPRVVLAPLATPPCCTPPEKSRRASILGPAGIAALQPNGSDPEARLPHIQDTAARLLSPDEVTAVLRHCSRYLHEGSVEDLVRPLLAILDRPEKVLLLRDVRSVVAPTDLGRFDSMVMPLELEAFDALKSRSVRSPALRPAHHDVPPKRHLITPVPDYRGGFLLKPAGAPELEEAGGLQASPARPRASPSPRRLHPRTYTPLPDVPVDAYACASRPPRAASPRPPNWLLAEPPLAEGRGRSRSPRPTWHKELPGSVPDGGAEVLGKPRRARSPLAPLFGGAGGETAAGTATNGPGDAGREEEDEEEYRLLTVTLSKLKHSLGISISGGIESRAQPVVKIEKIFPGGAAFLSGVLKAGQELVSVDGESLQNVTHQRAVDIIRQAYRNKAKEPMELVVRVAGAPPE from the exons ATGGCCCAGGGCTGGGATACAGCGCTGCCCGGGATGACGACGGGCAGCTGGTCACGGAGCTCCAGCAGCGAGGCCAGCCTGGCTCCCCACTGCCTCCTCAGCAAGCAGAGCCGCCTGCTCAATGGGACCACCCGGGGCAGCCGGGCCACCTCCCCCATGGGCCGCGTCATCCTCATCAATACCCCCATCGAAG CCAGCAGCAACGAGAGTGATGTCATCAATGCCATCACGGTGGAGAAGAGCGTGGATGGCAAGCTGGGCTTCAGCGTCCGTGGCGGCTCCGAGCACGGGCTGGGCATCTTTGTCAGCAAGGTGGAGGAGGGCAGCGCTGCTG AGCAGGCCGGGCTGTGTGTGGGTGACAAGATCACAGAGGTGAACAGCGTGAGCCTGGAGAACATCACCATGAGCAGTGCCGTCAAAGTCCTCACTGGCAACAACCGCCTCCGCATGGTGGTCCGGCGGATGGGCCGTGTGCCGGGCATCAAGTTCTCCAAGGAGAAGACAGCGTG GGTGGACGTGGTGAACAGACGCCTGGTGGTGGAGAAAAGTGGCTCGACGCCATCGGAGAGCGGCTCTGAGGATGGGGTGCGGCGCATTGTCCACCTGTACACCACCTCTGATGACTACTGCCTGGGCTTCAACATCCGTGGTGGCAGGGAATTTGGCCTTGGCATCTATGTTTCCAA GGTGGACCCTGGGGGGCTGGCGGAGCAGAACGGCATTCGGGTAGGAGACCAAGTCCTTGCAGCCAACGGAGTCAAGTTCGAAGACATAAGCCATAGCAAGGCCGTGGAAGTGCTCAAGGGGCAGACCCATATCATGTTAACCATCAAG GAGACCGGCCGATTCCCTGCCTACAAGGAGATGGTGGCCGAGTACTGCTGGCTCAGTCGCT TGACCAAcgggcagctgcagcagctctctcATGCCTCGGAGACCAGCTCCTCCGTCTCCTCCTACTCCTCTGGGCCAGTGCCAGGGGCTGTGAATGGGCTGGGAACAGCTGCCCCAGGACCCACCATCCACACTGTGGACGTGGCCATCTCCACGGAGGATGGGCCACGACGGAGCTGGGCGCGGGAGCGTGCAGAGAGGGCCATGCAGACTGAGCCGGCTGCCGAGGGTCTACCAGAGACACGGCGCACGGTGCGACCCCCCGAGCTGCTGCGGGACACCGCCATCCGGGACAAGGGTGCCCGCGAGCTCCCTGGCACCCACCCGCGCAGGACCTTCACCCACTCGCCCAagacagcactgctgctggcGCTGAGCCGGCCCCGGCAGCCCATCACGCGCTCCCAGAGCGACCTCACTGTCGCTG aggagaaaaggaagaaggagaagccAGAGGGACAAGAAGCACGGGGAGCGAGGCCAGGTTTGCATCGGTCCAAGACCCTCGTCAACCTCTTCTTCAAGGGTGGCCGTGCCACCAGCCAGAGCTGGGTTCCCCCCAGCCAGGAGCCCCCAGCTTCCGAACGCCGTGCACGCGCCAAGTCCCCGGGGCGCTCTGATGGGGACAGAG TAGGTGCTGTGCAGAAGTTTGTCATCCGGAGCCTGAAGCGGGGTAACAGGGGTGCCCGTGTGCCCAGGGTGGGGGCTGTGGAGCAGGCTCTGCATGCGCCTGCTCCGTGCTGCATGTGTGTCCAGCTCTGGTGTGGATTGAGCTGGTGGGATGGGAGGCGTTGTGGGGTGCCCAGGGTGGTTCTTGCCCCGCTGGCCACCCCTCCTTGTTGTACCCCCCCAGAGAAAAGCCGGCGTGCCAGTATCCTGGGCCCTGCGGGCATCGCTGCCCTGCAGCCCAACGGCAGCGACCCCGAGGCTCGGCTCCCGCACATCCAGGACACCGCCGCACGCCTCCTCAGTCCTGACGAGGTGACAGCTGTGCTCCGCCACTGCTCCCGG TACCTGCATGAGGGCAGCGTGGAGGATTTGGTGCGGCCGCTGCTGGCCATCCTGGACCGGCCTGAGAAGGTCCTGCTGCTGCGGGATGTGAG GAGCGTGGTGGCCCCCACAGACTTGGGGCGGTTTGACAGCATGGTGATGCCTCTGGAGCTGGAAGCCTTCGACGCCCTGAAGAGCCGCTCAG TGCGCTCGCCTGCTCTCCGCCCAGCCCACCATGACGTGCCCCCCAAGAGACACCTCATCACACCAGTGCCTG ACTATCGGGGTGGGTTCCTGCTGAAGCCGGCAGGGGCCCCAGAGCTGGAGGaagctggggggctgcaggcgAGCCCAGCCCGGCCGCGGGCCTCCCCCAGCCCCCGGCGGCTTCACCCCCGCACCTACACCCCACTCCCCGACGTGCCAGTGGATGCCTACGCCTGCGCCAGCCGCCCCCCACGTGCTGCCAGCCCCCGGCCCCCCAActggctgctggctgagccCCCATTGGCCGAGGGGCGTGGGCGCTCGCGCAGCCCCCGGCCCACCTGGCACAAGGAACTGCCTGGATCAGTGCCTGATGGAGGAGCTGAGGTTCTTGGGAAGCCCCGGCGAGCACGGTCCCCCCTTGCACCACTctttgggggggcagggggtgagACAGCGGCGGGGACAGCCACCAAtggccctggggatgctggcagggaggaagaggacGAGGAAGAGTACCGGCTGCTCACTGTTACCCTCTCTAAGCTGAAGCACTCGTTAG GGATCAGCATCTCTGGTGGCATCGAGTCCAGGGCACAGCCGGTGGTAAAGATCGAGAAGATCTTCCCTGGGGGAGCTGCCTTTCTCAGCGGTGTCCTCAAG gctgggcaggagctggTGTCAGTGGATGGGGAGAGTCTGCAGAATGTCACCCACCAGCGGGCTGTGGACATCATCCGCCAGGCCTACCGCAACAAAGCCAAGGAGCCCATGGAACTGGTGGTGCGGGTGGCCGGAGCACCCCCAGAATGA
- the PDZD7 gene encoding PDZ domain-containing protein 7 isoform X3, producing MAQGWDTALPGMTTGSWSRSSSSEASLAPHCLLSKQSRLLNGTTRGSRATSPMGRVILINTPIEASSNESDVINAITVEKSVDGKLGFSVRGGSEHGLGIFVSKVEEGSAAEQAGLCVGDKITEVNSVSLENITMSSAVKVLTGNNRLRMVVRRMGRVPGIKFSKEKTAWVDVVNRRLVVEKSGSTPSESGSEDGVRRIVHLYTTSDDYCLGFNIRGGREFGLGIYVSKVDPGGLAEQNGIRVGDQVLAANGVKFEDISHSKAVEVLKGQTHIMLTIKETGRFPAYKEMVAEYCWLSRLTNGQLQQLSHASETSSSVSSYSSGPVPGAVNGLGTAAPGPTIHTVDVAISTEDGPRRSWARERAERAMQTEPAAEGLPETRRTVRPPELLRDTAIRDKGARELPGTHPRRTFTHSPKTALLLALSRPRQPITRSQSDLTVAEEKRKKEKPEGQEARGARPGLHRSKTLVNLFFKGGRATSQSWVPPSQEPPASERRARAKSPGRSDGDREKSRRASILGPAGIAALQPNGSDPEARLPHIQDTAARLLSPDEVTAVLRHCSRYLHEGSVEDLVRPLLAILDRPEKVLLLRDVRSVVAPTDLGRFDSMVMPLELEAFDALKSRSVRSPALRPAHHDVPPKRHLITPVPDYRGGFLLKPAGAPELEEAGGLQASPARPRASPSPRRLHPRTYTPLPDVPVDAYACASRPPRAASPRPPNWLLAEPPLAEGRGRSRSPRPTWHKELPGSVPDGGAEVLGKPRRARSPLAPLFGGAGGETAAGTATNGPGDAGREEEDEEEYRLLTVTLSKLKHSLGISISGGIESRAQPVVKIEKIFPGGAAFLSGVLKAGQELVSVDGESLQNVTHQRAVDIIRQAYRNKAKEPMELVVRVAGAPPE from the exons ATGGCCCAGGGCTGGGATACAGCGCTGCCCGGGATGACGACGGGCAGCTGGTCACGGAGCTCCAGCAGCGAGGCCAGCCTGGCTCCCCACTGCCTCCTCAGCAAGCAGAGCCGCCTGCTCAATGGGACCACCCGGGGCAGCCGGGCCACCTCCCCCATGGGCCGCGTCATCCTCATCAATACCCCCATCGAAG CCAGCAGCAACGAGAGTGATGTCATCAATGCCATCACGGTGGAGAAGAGCGTGGATGGCAAGCTGGGCTTCAGCGTCCGTGGCGGCTCCGAGCACGGGCTGGGCATCTTTGTCAGCAAGGTGGAGGAGGGCAGCGCTGCTG AGCAGGCCGGGCTGTGTGTGGGTGACAAGATCACAGAGGTGAACAGCGTGAGCCTGGAGAACATCACCATGAGCAGTGCCGTCAAAGTCCTCACTGGCAACAACCGCCTCCGCATGGTGGTCCGGCGGATGGGCCGTGTGCCGGGCATCAAGTTCTCCAAGGAGAAGACAGCGTG GGTGGACGTGGTGAACAGACGCCTGGTGGTGGAGAAAAGTGGCTCGACGCCATCGGAGAGCGGCTCTGAGGATGGGGTGCGGCGCATTGTCCACCTGTACACCACCTCTGATGACTACTGCCTGGGCTTCAACATCCGTGGTGGCAGGGAATTTGGCCTTGGCATCTATGTTTCCAA GGTGGACCCTGGGGGGCTGGCGGAGCAGAACGGCATTCGGGTAGGAGACCAAGTCCTTGCAGCCAACGGAGTCAAGTTCGAAGACATAAGCCATAGCAAGGCCGTGGAAGTGCTCAAGGGGCAGACCCATATCATGTTAACCATCAAG GAGACCGGCCGATTCCCTGCCTACAAGGAGATGGTGGCCGAGTACTGCTGGCTCAGTCGCT TGACCAAcgggcagctgcagcagctctctcATGCCTCGGAGACCAGCTCCTCCGTCTCCTCCTACTCCTCTGGGCCAGTGCCAGGGGCTGTGAATGGGCTGGGAACAGCTGCCCCAGGACCCACCATCCACACTGTGGACGTGGCCATCTCCACGGAGGATGGGCCACGACGGAGCTGGGCGCGGGAGCGTGCAGAGAGGGCCATGCAGACTGAGCCGGCTGCCGAGGGTCTACCAGAGACACGGCGCACGGTGCGACCCCCCGAGCTGCTGCGGGACACCGCCATCCGGGACAAGGGTGCCCGCGAGCTCCCTGGCACCCACCCGCGCAGGACCTTCACCCACTCGCCCAagacagcactgctgctggcGCTGAGCCGGCCCCGGCAGCCCATCACGCGCTCCCAGAGCGACCTCACTGTCGCTG aggagaaaaggaagaaggagaagccAGAGGGACAAGAAGCACGGGGAGCGAGGCCAGGTTTGCATCGGTCCAAGACCCTCGTCAACCTCTTCTTCAAGGGTGGCCGTGCCACCAGCCAGAGCTGGGTTCCCCCCAGCCAGGAGCCCCCAGCTTCCGAACGCCGTGCACGCGCCAAGTCCCCGGGGCGCTCTGATGGGGACAGAG AGAAAAGCCGGCGTGCCAGTATCCTGGGCCCTGCGGGCATCGCTGCCCTGCAGCCCAACGGCAGCGACCCCGAGGCTCGGCTCCCGCACATCCAGGACACCGCCGCACGCCTCCTCAGTCCTGACGAGGTGACAGCTGTGCTCCGCCACTGCTCCCGG TACCTGCATGAGGGCAGCGTGGAGGATTTGGTGCGGCCGCTGCTGGCCATCCTGGACCGGCCTGAGAAGGTCCTGCTGCTGCGGGATGTGAG GAGCGTGGTGGCCCCCACAGACTTGGGGCGGTTTGACAGCATGGTGATGCCTCTGGAGCTGGAAGCCTTCGACGCCCTGAAGAGCCGCTCAG TGCGCTCGCCTGCTCTCCGCCCAGCCCACCATGACGTGCCCCCCAAGAGACACCTCATCACACCAGTGCCTG ACTATCGGGGTGGGTTCCTGCTGAAGCCGGCAGGGGCCCCAGAGCTGGAGGaagctggggggctgcaggcgAGCCCAGCCCGGCCGCGGGCCTCCCCCAGCCCCCGGCGGCTTCACCCCCGCACCTACACCCCACTCCCCGACGTGCCAGTGGATGCCTACGCCTGCGCCAGCCGCCCCCCACGTGCTGCCAGCCCCCGGCCCCCCAActggctgctggctgagccCCCATTGGCCGAGGGGCGTGGGCGCTCGCGCAGCCCCCGGCCCACCTGGCACAAGGAACTGCCTGGATCAGTGCCTGATGGAGGAGCTGAGGTTCTTGGGAAGCCCCGGCGAGCACGGTCCCCCCTTGCACCACTctttgggggggcagggggtgagACAGCGGCGGGGACAGCCACCAAtggccctggggatgctggcagggaggaagaggacGAGGAAGAGTACCGGCTGCTCACTGTTACCCTCTCTAAGCTGAAGCACTCGTTAG GGATCAGCATCTCTGGTGGCATCGAGTCCAGGGCACAGCCGGTGGTAAAGATCGAGAAGATCTTCCCTGGGGGAGCTGCCTTTCTCAGCGGTGTCCTCAAG gctgggcaggagctggTGTCAGTGGATGGGGAGAGTCTGCAGAATGTCACCCACCAGCGGGCTGTGGACATCATCCGCCAGGCCTACCGCAACAAAGCCAAGGAGCCCATGGAACTGGTGGTGCGGGTGGCCGGAGCACCCCCAGAATGA
- the PDZD7 gene encoding PDZ domain-containing protein 7 isoform X2, with protein sequence MAQGWDTALPGMTTGSWSRSSSSEASLAPHCLLSKQSRLLNGTTRGSRATSPMGRVILINTPIEASSNESDVINAITVEKSVDGKLGFSVRGGSEHGLGIFVSKVEEGSAAEQAGLCVGDKITEVNSVSLENITMSSAVKVLTGNNRLRMVVRRMGRVPGIKFSKEKTAWVDVVNRRLVVEKSGSTPSESGSEDGVRRIVHLYTTSDDYCLGFNIRGGREFGLGIYVSKVDPGGLAEQNGIRVGDQVLAANGVKFEDISHSKAVEVLKGQTHIMLTIKETGRFPAYKEMVAEYCWLSRLTNGQLQQLSHASETSSSVSSYSSGPVPGAVNGLGTAAPGPTIHTVDVAISTEDGPRRSWARERAERAMQTEPAAEGLPETRRTVRPPELLRDTAIRDKGARELPGTHPRRTFTHSPKTALLLALSRPRQPITRSQSDLTVAEEKRKKEKPEGQEARGARPGLHRSKTLVNLFFKGGRATSQSWVPPSQEPPASERRARAKSPGRSDGDRVGAVQKFVIRSLKREKSRRASILGPAGIAALQPNGSDPEARLPHIQDTAARLLSPDEVTAVLRHCSRYLHEGSVEDLVRPLLAILDRPEKVLLLRDVRSVVAPTDLGRFDSMVMPLELEAFDALKSRSVRSPALRPAHHDVPPKRHLITPVPDYRGGFLLKPAGAPELEEAGGLQASPARPRASPSPRRLHPRTYTPLPDVPVDAYACASRPPRAASPRPPNWLLAEPPLAEGRGRSRSPRPTWHKELPGSVPDGGAEVLGKPRRARSPLAPLFGGAGGETAAGTATNGPGDAGREEEDEEEYRLLTVTLSKLKHSLGISISGGIESRAQPVVKIEKIFPGGAAFLSGVLKAGQELVSVDGESLQNVTHQRAVDIIRQAYRNKAKEPMELVVRVAGAPPE encoded by the exons ATGGCCCAGGGCTGGGATACAGCGCTGCCCGGGATGACGACGGGCAGCTGGTCACGGAGCTCCAGCAGCGAGGCCAGCCTGGCTCCCCACTGCCTCCTCAGCAAGCAGAGCCGCCTGCTCAATGGGACCACCCGGGGCAGCCGGGCCACCTCCCCCATGGGCCGCGTCATCCTCATCAATACCCCCATCGAAG CCAGCAGCAACGAGAGTGATGTCATCAATGCCATCACGGTGGAGAAGAGCGTGGATGGCAAGCTGGGCTTCAGCGTCCGTGGCGGCTCCGAGCACGGGCTGGGCATCTTTGTCAGCAAGGTGGAGGAGGGCAGCGCTGCTG AGCAGGCCGGGCTGTGTGTGGGTGACAAGATCACAGAGGTGAACAGCGTGAGCCTGGAGAACATCACCATGAGCAGTGCCGTCAAAGTCCTCACTGGCAACAACCGCCTCCGCATGGTGGTCCGGCGGATGGGCCGTGTGCCGGGCATCAAGTTCTCCAAGGAGAAGACAGCGTG GGTGGACGTGGTGAACAGACGCCTGGTGGTGGAGAAAAGTGGCTCGACGCCATCGGAGAGCGGCTCTGAGGATGGGGTGCGGCGCATTGTCCACCTGTACACCACCTCTGATGACTACTGCCTGGGCTTCAACATCCGTGGTGGCAGGGAATTTGGCCTTGGCATCTATGTTTCCAA GGTGGACCCTGGGGGGCTGGCGGAGCAGAACGGCATTCGGGTAGGAGACCAAGTCCTTGCAGCCAACGGAGTCAAGTTCGAAGACATAAGCCATAGCAAGGCCGTGGAAGTGCTCAAGGGGCAGACCCATATCATGTTAACCATCAAG GAGACCGGCCGATTCCCTGCCTACAAGGAGATGGTGGCCGAGTACTGCTGGCTCAGTCGCT TGACCAAcgggcagctgcagcagctctctcATGCCTCGGAGACCAGCTCCTCCGTCTCCTCCTACTCCTCTGGGCCAGTGCCAGGGGCTGTGAATGGGCTGGGAACAGCTGCCCCAGGACCCACCATCCACACTGTGGACGTGGCCATCTCCACGGAGGATGGGCCACGACGGAGCTGGGCGCGGGAGCGTGCAGAGAGGGCCATGCAGACTGAGCCGGCTGCCGAGGGTCTACCAGAGACACGGCGCACGGTGCGACCCCCCGAGCTGCTGCGGGACACCGCCATCCGGGACAAGGGTGCCCGCGAGCTCCCTGGCACCCACCCGCGCAGGACCTTCACCCACTCGCCCAagacagcactgctgctggcGCTGAGCCGGCCCCGGCAGCCCATCACGCGCTCCCAGAGCGACCTCACTGTCGCTG aggagaaaaggaagaaggagaagccAGAGGGACAAGAAGCACGGGGAGCGAGGCCAGGTTTGCATCGGTCCAAGACCCTCGTCAACCTCTTCTTCAAGGGTGGCCGTGCCACCAGCCAGAGCTGGGTTCCCCCCAGCCAGGAGCCCCCAGCTTCCGAACGCCGTGCACGCGCCAAGTCCCCGGGGCGCTCTGATGGGGACAGAG TAGGTGCTGTGCAGAAGTTTGTCATCCGGAGCCTGAAGCGGG AGAAAAGCCGGCGTGCCAGTATCCTGGGCCCTGCGGGCATCGCTGCCCTGCAGCCCAACGGCAGCGACCCCGAGGCTCGGCTCCCGCACATCCAGGACACCGCCGCACGCCTCCTCAGTCCTGACGAGGTGACAGCTGTGCTCCGCCACTGCTCCCGG TACCTGCATGAGGGCAGCGTGGAGGATTTGGTGCGGCCGCTGCTGGCCATCCTGGACCGGCCTGAGAAGGTCCTGCTGCTGCGGGATGTGAG GAGCGTGGTGGCCCCCACAGACTTGGGGCGGTTTGACAGCATGGTGATGCCTCTGGAGCTGGAAGCCTTCGACGCCCTGAAGAGCCGCTCAG TGCGCTCGCCTGCTCTCCGCCCAGCCCACCATGACGTGCCCCCCAAGAGACACCTCATCACACCAGTGCCTG ACTATCGGGGTGGGTTCCTGCTGAAGCCGGCAGGGGCCCCAGAGCTGGAGGaagctggggggctgcaggcgAGCCCAGCCCGGCCGCGGGCCTCCCCCAGCCCCCGGCGGCTTCACCCCCGCACCTACACCCCACTCCCCGACGTGCCAGTGGATGCCTACGCCTGCGCCAGCCGCCCCCCACGTGCTGCCAGCCCCCGGCCCCCCAActggctgctggctgagccCCCATTGGCCGAGGGGCGTGGGCGCTCGCGCAGCCCCCGGCCCACCTGGCACAAGGAACTGCCTGGATCAGTGCCTGATGGAGGAGCTGAGGTTCTTGGGAAGCCCCGGCGAGCACGGTCCCCCCTTGCACCACTctttgggggggcagggggtgagACAGCGGCGGGGACAGCCACCAAtggccctggggatgctggcagggaggaagaggacGAGGAAGAGTACCGGCTGCTCACTGTTACCCTCTCTAAGCTGAAGCACTCGTTAG GGATCAGCATCTCTGGTGGCATCGAGTCCAGGGCACAGCCGGTGGTAAAGATCGAGAAGATCTTCCCTGGGGGAGCTGCCTTTCTCAGCGGTGTCCTCAAG gctgggcaggagctggTGTCAGTGGATGGGGAGAGTCTGCAGAATGTCACCCACCAGCGGGCTGTGGACATCATCCGCCAGGCCTACCGCAACAAAGCCAAGGAGCCCATGGAACTGGTGGTGCGGGTGGCCGGAGCACCCCCAGAATGA
- the KAZALD1 gene encoding kazal-type serine protease inhibitor domain-containing protein 1, producing MSETKTLSSSCLVFSLFSLHWALLQLGQAFPSTSDYLQRGWQRLLEEGEGCAECRPEECPVPRGCLAGTVRDACDCCWECANLEGQICDLDNTNHFYGKCGEHLECQLDSGDLQHGEVPEPQCACLSHLALCGSDGKTYPQICRFLEVAHAHPDANLTVVHEGPCESEPQITSPPYDTWNITGQDVIFGCEVFAYPMASIEWRKDGTEMLLPGDDPHISVQFRGGPQKYEVTGWLQIQGVRVTDEGTYRCFARNRVGEVMALASLTVFTPDQLNLTGFSLPKPHATPEDYGESEEDYY from the exons ATGTCTGAAACCAAGACCCTGAGCTCTTCTTGCCTCGTGTTTTCCTTGTTCTCCTTGCACTGGGCTTTACTCCAGCTGGGCCAGGCTTTTCCCAGCACCTCTGACTATCTCCAGCGGGGCTGGCAGCGGCTGCTGGAGGAAGGTGAGGGCTGTGCTGAGTGCCGGCCAGAGGAGTGCCCGGTGCCACGGGGATGCCTGGCTGGCACTGTGCGAGATGCCTGTGACTGCTGCTGGGAGTGCGCCAACCTGGAGGGACAGATCTGTGACCTGGACAACACCAACCACTTCTACGGCAAGTGTGGGGAGCACCTGGAGTGCCAGCTGGATTCCGGGGACCTGCAGCACGGAGAGGTGCCCGAGCCACAGTGTGCCTGCCTCTCCCACCTGGCCCTTTGCGGCTCCGACGGCAAAACCTACCCCCAGATCTGCAGGTTCCTGGAAGTCGCCCATGCCCACCCTGATGCCAACCTCACCGTGGTCCATGAGGGCCCCTGCGAGTCAG AGCCCCAGATCACCTCTCCTCCCTACGACACATGGAACATCACTGGGCAGGATGTCATCTTTGGCTGTGAGGTCTTTGCCTACCCCATGGCATCCATCGAGTGGAGAAAGGATggcacagagatgctgctgcctggagaTGACCCCCACATCTCTGTTCAG TTCAGAGGTGGCCCCCAGAAGTACGAAGTGACTGGCTGGCTCCAGATCCAGGGTGTGCGGGTGACAGATGAAGGCACCTATCGCTGCTTTGCCAGGAACAGGGTTGGGGAGGTGATGGCATTAGCCAGCCTGACCGTCTTCACACCAG ACCAGCTCAACCTGACAGGCTTTTCCTTGCCGAAGCCCCACGCAACACCCGAGGACTACGGGGAGAGTGAGGAGGACTATTACTAG